The following nucleotide sequence is from Spartobacteria bacterium.
TAATTACGGCGTTTGGTGCGATGATTATCGCGGTCTACATTCTTCCCAAGCTGCCGTTTATCTACCAGAAGCATCACGCATTATAAGCGTCGGTATATGAAGACACCTTTCGGCGTGTCGGATAGCTAAAGCAGAATTTCCCGGAGTATCGCGGACTGGCGTGCTCCGGGATTTTTATTCGCCGCCATTTTGCGATATGCATCCATGGCGGTTATATGATAAAAAGGGAGCTGTTCTTGTATCGGACAGAAAATGAATATAGGGTTGGGGCTATGAAAAAAGATAGTGTAGCGATGATTTGCAGTGTAAGTGAGCTGGCGGATGTGTTTCAGCGCAGCGAGAGTTTGGAAGCATTTTTAGCGAAAGCGGTATCCGTCATCGCTTTTCACATGCGGGCGGCGGTGTGTTCCATCTACTTACTGGAAGAAGATTCGGAAGATTTAGTGCTCTGGGCAAATCAGGGGTTACGTGAAGGATCCGTGGGGCAGGTCCGCCTCAAGAAGGGGCGGGGAATAACAGGGATGGCATTGCGGGAAATCCGTCCTATATGCGCAGGCATGGCGTCGAAGCATCCCAATTTTGAATATATCGAAGGTACAGAGGAAGAACGCTATCAGGCGTTTCTTGCCGTGCCGATCGTGCTGGGTCTGGAGCGTGTGGGGGTTCTGGTTGTTCAGGACACCAAGGCCAATTATTTTGATGAAAATGATATCAGAGCCTTAAAAGCCATTGCTGTCCAGCTGGGGACGTCCATAGCCAATGCCCGGTTATTGCTGGAATTGCATCAGAAAAAAGAGCTTTCGGAAAATAAGGAACCTCCGTCGGAGCCTGTATTGCCGGTGAAATCGGGGCTGATCAAAGGGCGCTGTGTTTCTGACGGTATTGCTGTGGGGGAAGTTCGGCTGATCAAAGGCGGTACAGCGCGACTGAACGACCTGGTTCAGCCTGCTCCTATTTCTGCGACACCGGAGGAGTTCGAGCAGGCATTTCGGTTGTCGGTCGCACAGCTGGAAGAGATGGAAGCAGAGATCGACGGTCGCAACGTTGATATGGCTTCGCTAATCTTTTCTGCACAGATGCTCATTTTAAAAGACAGTCAATTTTCGGGGGCGATGCGGGAACGCATTGTTCGGGGTGAGAATGCAGGGCAGGTGATTGCAGATGTGGTGAATGATTATATCCGTGTTTTCAGCGACAGCCGTAATCCGCGTGTGCGGGAAAAAGTGCAGGACATGCAGGATCTGCATGGTCGGCTGAGTGACAATTTGCGGCGTTCGTGCGAGGTCGTGGATGACCTGCAGGGGCGAGTGATTGTGTCGTCCCAGCTTGTACCCTCAGATATTCTCAAATATCATGCGCAGGGGGCTTGTGGATTTATCGTTATCGGGGGAAGCGGCGCGACTGCGCACATTTCCATCATTGCCCGCTCGCTGCTGGTTCCCATGGTTTTTATTGATGTGGAGCATGCACCTTATTTTACCAATGGCTGTGCTGTGCTGGTCGATGCATGGCAGGGGAATGTCATCGTTGAGCCGTCAGACGAGGTGCGTGATAAATATAGGGCACTCCAGAACGCGGAATCAGAACGCAATATGGAAGTGCAGCAGGAAACACGCATGAAGGATGGTGTTCCTGTCCAGATATTTGCCAATATAAATCTGCTGAGTGATTTGCAGCTGGCTATAAAATATAAGGCCGAAGGGGTGGGGCTGTATCGCAGTGAATTTCCTTTCCTTATACGGGCGGATTTTCCTTCTGAAGAGGAGCAGGTGCCCATCTATCGTCAGATATATGAACGTATGGGGACGCGTCAGGTGTATATGCGCACGCTGGATGTCGGCGGTGACAAGATGCTGGATTATTATCCCATGAAAAACGAGGACAATCCTTTTCTTGGGTTGCGTGCCATTCGTTTT
It contains:
- the ptsP gene encoding phosphoenolpyruvate--protein phosphotransferase is translated as MIKRELFLYRTENEYRVGAMKKDSVAMICSVSELADVFQRSESLEAFLAKAVSVIAFHMRAAVCSIYLLEEDSEDLVLWANQGLREGSVGQVRLKKGRGITGMALREIRPICAGMASKHPNFEYIEGTEEERYQAFLAVPIVLGLERVGVLVVQDTKANYFDENDIRALKAIAVQLGTSIANARLLLELHQKKELSENKEPPSEPVLPVKSGLIKGRCVSDGIAVGEVRLIKGGTARLNDLVQPAPISATPEEFEQAFRLSVAQLEEMEAEIDGRNVDMASLIFSAQMLILKDSQFSGAMRERIVRGENAGQVIADVVNDYIRVFSDSRNPRVREKVQDMQDLHGRLSDNLRRSCEVVDDLQGRVIVSSQLVPSDILKYHAQGACGFIVIGGSGATAHISIIARSLLVPMVFIDVEHAPYFTNGCAVLVDAWQGNVIVEPSDEVRDKYRALQNAESERNMEVQQETRMKDGVPVQIFANINLLSDLQLAIKYKAEGVGLYRSEFPFLIRADFPSEEEQVPIYRQIYERMGTRQVYMRTLDVGGDKMLDYYPMKNEDNPFLGLRAIRFSLRHTEVFAAQIRAMLRAGAGSDVHIMFPLVASVDDFVQAKELVQQCLDELAEEGLEHAPHPKLGIMVEMPSVLYVLPELMEMVDFMSIGSNDLVQYLLAVDRTNESVADMYVPHHPSVLRAIEYVVRMAKERQVPLSICGDMVLDETLLPFLIGIGLRRISIYPPKIPELQHRIQSMDTACTEAYAKKLLKIGSLKEVKQCLQVVTVT